The window ACGCGCTCGATCAGATGGAGCGTCGTGTCGATGCCCACATCACCGGCGATCATCAGATCTTCCAGCTCTTCCCACAGCTCGGGCGTGATCGGCTCGTCGGCCTTGAAGATCTCGGAGATGCGCCCGAACATGCCCGACCGCGTCTTTTGCACGGCGGCGGTGGTCTTCTGCACCTCGCGCTGAATCTCCTGCTCGTCGCGCTCCTCGCCGCCAAAGAAGCGGCGGAGGCCACCGCTGGCACGGCGGCGCTCCGCCTCGGCCTGCGCGATCCGCTGCGCCTCGATGTCGATCTCGTCTACCCGCCGAAAAAGCTGTGTGGTCGGCTGGGGCGCTGGCTCTACAGGCTCTTCGGCCTGCGGCTGCGGCGGCTTCTCTTCCTGCTCCGGCTTGCGGTCATCTCCTCCAAAAAATCGTCGAAACATACCCGTCCTTAGATGCGCTCACCCACATCCGCTGGCACGATCGGCACCTGTGTGCCCTGAGCGGATGCGGGCGCTGTCGTTAATCATACATATGTTGCACGCGGCTGATGGCCCGTACCTATGAATGATACCATCTACGGCCCGTCGCTGCGCTATCCCCAGCCGAGATCCTGCGACTGATCAGGTGCCGCGCTGCCGCCTTCGCCGCTCATCTCTTCTTCGAGCATCTGATCGACCATCTCGTCCCAATCGTCGCCCGCCTCGTCGCCCAGCTCTTTGCCCATCTTCTTGGCCCAGCGCGCGACCGACGCCGGATCGTTTTCGTCGAGGCCGCCCAGCGTGGACGGATCGGAGAGCGACTCAAGCCGCGCCTCCTCCGATTGCACGACGGCAAAGCGCGACACGGCCTTGCGCACATCGGCATGGCCGCAGCGCGGACAGGTCAGGCCAGCGGGCGCGCTGAAGCCGCTGACGAGCTTCTGGAAGCGACCGTTGCAGTTGGCACAGATATATTCGTAGATCGGCATTGGCTCGATACTTTCTCCGGCAGGCGCTAGCGCACGACCTCGTACACCAGCGGCGGCGGCGCTGGCGCATCGGCGGTCAGGTGGAACGCGGCCCGCACGCGATCGTGGACCCGCCCAACGTCCTCGATCCGGCTGGCGTGGATCGTCGCCAGCGGCGCGCCCTGCGCCACGAACTCGCCGACCTTATGCTCCAGCACAATGCCGACGCTGTGGTCGATCGGATCGTCTTTTTTCTGCCGCCCGCCGCCCAGATCGCCAACGACGAGCCCAAGCTCCAGCGCGTCGATCCGCGCGATGTAGCCGTCATGCGGCGCGTAGACCGGCTCGACGACTGTGGCCTCAGGCAGCAGACGCGGCTCGTCGATCACGCCGACATCGCCGCCCTGGTTGGCGATGAACGCCCTGAAGACGCGCCAGGCCGCGCCGCTCTCAAGCGCCTCGCGGAGCTGCGCCTCGGCCTCGGCTGCGCTGGACGCTGTTCCGGCCAGCAGCATAAGCTGCGTGCCAAGCGCCACACACAGCTCGACGAAATCGGAGGGGCCGTGCCCATGCAGCGTCGCGATTGCCTCTTTGATCTCAAGCGCGTTGCCGATCGCGTGGCCGAGCGGCTGATCCATCGAGGTGATCACCGCCGCGACCTTGCGACCGGCGTGGCGTCCGATCGCGACCATGCGCTCCGCCAGCGAGCGCGCATCGTCCACGGTCTTCATGAACGCGCCCTGGCCCGCCTTCACGTCCAGCACGATACAGTCCGCGCCCGCCGCCAGCTTCTTGCTCATCACGCTCGCGGCGATCAGCGGGATGCTCTCGACCGTGCCGGTCACGTCGCGCAGCGCGTAGAGCTGCTTGTCGGCGGGCGCGAGATCGGCGCTCTGCCCCGCGATCACCAGGCCAACGTCGCGCACTGCCTGCCGAAACTCGTCGATCGACAGATCGACCCGAAAGCCGGGGATCGACTCCAGCTTGTCGAGCGTGCCGCCGGTAAAGCCCAGTCCGCGCCCCGACATCTTGGCGACGCGCAGGCCAACGGCGGCGACGAGCGGCCCTAGCACCAGGCTGGTCTTATCGCCGACGCCGCCCGTCGAGTGCTTGTCGACCGTGCTCGGCGCGACATCGTGGAGATCGAGCATATCGCCAGATCGGGCCATCGCCAGCGTCAGATCGGCTGTCTCGCGGTCGTCCATGCCGCGCAAGAGCACCGCCATCGCCCACGCCGCCATCTGGTAATCGGGAACGTCGCCGCTGGTGTAGTGCTCGATCAGCCAGGCGATCTCCTCGCCGGTGAGCGCTCCGCCGTCGCGTTTTTTGATGATCAGGTCAACAGTATGCATACATGTAAGAGCAAAGAACAAAGAACAGAGAAGATCGCATTTGTTCTTTGTTCCGTTGTTCTTTGTTCTCTAACTATTCCGCAACTCGCCGATGACGCGCGGCAGCCGCAGGAGCAGATCCCCTGCCACCGCGCCCGCCTCGCCGATCTCACGGCGAACGAGCTGGCCTGCCTGG of the Herpetosiphonaceae bacterium genome contains:
- a CDS encoding zinc ribbon domain-containing protein; translation: MPIYEYICANCNGRFQKLVSGFSAPAGLTCPRCGHADVRKAVSRFAVVQSEEARLESLSDPSTLGGLDENDPASVARWAKKMGKELGDEAGDDWDEMVDQMLEEEMSGEGGSAAPDQSQDLGWG
- a CDS encoding thymidine phosphorylase, whose translation is MHTVDLIIKKRDGGALTGEEIAWLIEHYTSGDVPDYQMAAWAMAVLLRGMDDRETADLTLAMARSGDMLDLHDVAPSTVDKHSTGGVGDKTSLVLGPLVAAVGLRVAKMSGRGLGFTGGTLDKLESIPGFRVDLSIDEFRQAVRDVGLVIAGQSADLAPADKQLYALRDVTGTVESIPLIAASVMSKKLAAGADCIVLDVKAGQGAFMKTVDDARSLAERMVAIGRHAGRKVAAVITSMDQPLGHAIGNALEIKEAIATLHGHGPSDFVELCVALGTQLMLLAGTASSAAEAEAQLREALESGAAWRVFRAFIANQGGDVGVIDEPRLLPEATVVEPVYAPHDGYIARIDALELGLVVGDLGGGRQKKDDPIDHSVGIVLEHKVGEFVAQGAPLATIHASRIEDVGRVHDRVRAAFHLTADAPAPPPLVYEVVR